A genomic window from Thermococcus nautili includes:
- the folP gene encoding dihydropteroate synthase yields MKFAGVNLDEPRVMGVINVSPESFYKGSVRNDEKALAETAVRMVEEGASFIDIGAKSTAPYLETQIPLEEEIRRAVWAVKVVKDAVDVPVSIDTTSAKVAEEALKAGADIINDVTGFKGDPEMAKVASEYSAPAVLCAHGNVRNFSDPVRTVIEFLEESLTIAEEHGVEDVAVDPAIGFLRPEWPPWYEWDSKVIANLNLLKLLGKPILVGISRKSFIGAITGRKDPSERLAGSLSATAIAVLKGARIVRAHDVRETLDAIKVAEFIGRFST; encoded by the coding sequence ATGAAGTTTGCGGGAGTTAATCTTGACGAGCCGAGGGTAATGGGAGTCATCAACGTCTCGCCCGAGAGCTTCTACAAGGGGAGCGTGAGGAACGACGAGAAGGCCCTTGCCGAGACCGCCGTTAGAATGGTCGAGGAGGGCGCGAGCTTCATAGACATTGGCGCGAAGTCAACGGCCCCCTACCTCGAGACCCAGATTCCACTTGAAGAGGAAATCAGAAGGGCTGTTTGGGCTGTCAAGGTCGTCAAGGACGCGGTTGATGTTCCCGTGAGCATAGACACCACGAGCGCAAAGGTTGCGGAGGAAGCTTTAAAGGCCGGCGCCGACATCATAAACGACGTCACAGGCTTCAAGGGCGACCCGGAAATGGCGAAGGTTGCCTCTGAGTACAGCGCTCCGGCCGTTCTCTGCGCCCATGGGAATGTGAGAAACTTCTCTGACCCGGTCAGAACGGTTATTGAGTTCCTTGAGGAGAGCCTGACGATAGCGGAGGAGCACGGGGTTGAAGATGTTGCCGTTGACCCCGCCATCGGCTTCCTCCGACCGGAGTGGCCACCCTGGTACGAGTGGGACTCGAAGGTCATAGCTAACCTCAACCTGCTCAAGCTCCTCGGAAAGCCAATCCTCGTCGGCATCTCGCGGAAGTCCTTCATAGGCGCGATAACGGGCAGGAAGGACCCATCTGAAAGGCTCGCCGGCAGTCTGTCGGCAACGGCAATAGCGGTTCTGAAGGGTGCAAGAATAGTGAGGGCTCACGACGTGAGGGAAACCCTTGACGCGATTAAGGTCGCCGAGTTCATCGGGCGCTTTTCCACTTAG